The Horticoccus luteus DNA window CTGCCGGCTTGGATTCACGGTTTGCTCGCGTTGATCGCGGGCATCTTGCTGCTCGCCGAACGCTTCGGCCTCGGAGTGCGGCGGAAATTGTAGAGGCGAATGGGAAAGCCGCGTGCGCCCACCGCGGAGGTGGAATGCGCAGGCGGAACGAAAGGGGAAAGCCGCGCGCGGCGCGCACGGCTCATTCTCCTACATCGCGAGGCCCGTGATCGCTTGGGCGAGATCAGCGCGCAAGTCGTCGACGTGTTCCAAGCCCACCGACAGACGGAGGAGGTTGTCCGGCGTGGGTGAGTGCGGGCCTTCGGCAAGTTTGCGGTGTTCGATGAGGCTTTCGACGCCGCCCAGGCTGGTCGCGCGCGTGATGAGTTTCACTCGCGCGGCGACGGTGGAGGCGGCGGCGAATCCGCCGTGAACTTCGAACGAGATCATCGCGCCGCCACTGGACATTTGCGCAGCATTGATTGCATGGCCGGAATGCACGGGCAGACCGGGATAATAAACGCGCGCAACGGCGGGTTCGGTGGCGAGCCAGACGGCGAGTTGGGCGGCGGTGGCGGATTGGGCGCGCACGCGGAGCGGAAGCGTCGCGAGGCTGCGGAGGAGAAGCCAGCAATCGAAGGGCGCAGGCACGCCGCCGCCGAGGCGCTGGTTTTCGCGCACGCGGGCCACGAAATCGGGCGGCGCATCGGCGGAGAAGATCACCGCTCCGCCGAGCGCGTCGCTGTGTCCGCCGATGTATTTTGTCGTGGAATGCAGAGCCACGTGCGCACCGAGCTCGAGCACGCGTTGGAGGATCGGCGTCGCCCAGGTGTTGTCGGCCACGACAAGCGCCCCCGCCGCGCGGGCCAGCCGGGCGACCGTGCGAACGTCCGTGATTTTCAGCCGCGGGTTGGACGGCGTTTCAATCCAAAGCAGGCGCGCGGCGGTGTGTTCAAGCGCGACGGCGACGGCGGCGGAGTCGGTGAAATCCACCGTGACCACGCGCAGGCCCCAACGGCCCAAGACGGTTTCGGCGAGCACGCGGGTGCCGTGGTAAATGTCATCCGGCAGCAGGACAGTGTCTCCGGGCGAAAGGGCTTGCAGCAGCGCGGCGGTCGCAGCCTGGCCGGAGGCGAACGCGAGGGCCTCGCGTCCGCCCTCGAGCGCGGCGAGCGCCTCCTCGAGGGCGTGTCGGTTGGGATTGTCGAGGCGCGTGTAGTTGAGCCCGTGGGGAAGGGAACCGTCCGCGGCGCGTTCGAAGGTGGTGGAAAGCGTGAGGTTGGGCGTGACGGCGCCAGTCGCGGGATCGATGCGGCGACCGGCGTGAACGGCGAGCGTTTCGGGGTGGAAAGAATCAGACATGGGTGAGGGGGGCAGATCGAGGCGGCTGTGAAACTCACTCGCTCGCGCCCATCGCGATGGTGAAAGGCGAGTCCATCGCAAAGCGCGGTCAGCTCGCGGCGAGGCTTTTGAATTCGGAGATGACACCTTGGAGCGAGCCTTTGGCGTCGCCGTAGAGCATGCGCGTGTTGGGCAGCAGGAAGAGTTGGTTTTCCAAACCCGAGAAGCCCGTGCCTTTGCCGCGCTTGAGGCAGATGACGGTGCGCGCTTCATACGCTTTGATGATCGGCATGCCGTAAATCGGCGATGTTTTGTCGCGCGCGGCGGCGGGGTTCACGACGTCGTTGGCGCCGATCACGATCGCAACGTCCATCGTCGGCATGAGCGGGTTGATGGCGTCCATCTCGACGAGTTGTTCGTAGGGGACGTTGGCCTCGGCGAGGAGGACGTTCATGTGACCTGGCATGCGGCCGGCGACGGGGTGGATCGCGAAACGCACTTCGGCGCCGTTTTGCTCGAGGATCTCGGCGAGTTCGCGCACGACGTGCTGCGCCTGCGAGACGGCCATGCCGTAGCCGGGAATGATGACAACCTGGCGCGCGGCTTCGAGCACGGCGAAGGTGT harbors:
- a CDS encoding trans-sulfuration enzyme family protein, with product MSDSFHPETLAVHAGRRIDPATGAVTPNLTLSTTFERAADGSLPHGLNYTRLDNPNRHALEEALAALEGGREALAFASGQAATAALLQALSPGDTVLLPDDIYHGTRVLAETVLGRWGLRVVTVDFTDSAAVAVALEHTAARLLWIETPSNPRLKITDVRTVARLARAAGALVVADNTWATPILQRVLELGAHVALHSTTKYIGGHSDALGGAVIFSADAPPDFVARVRENQRLGGGVPAPFDCWLLLRSLATLPLRVRAQSATAAQLAVWLATEPAVARVYYPGLPVHSGHAINAAQMSSGGAMISFEVHGGFAAASTVAARVKLITRATSLGGVESLIEHRKLAEGPHSPTPDNLLRLSVGLEHVDDLRADLAQAITGLAM